A single genomic interval of Adhaeribacter pallidiroseus harbors:
- a CDS encoding UDP-N-acetylmuramoyl-tripeptide--D-alanyl-D-alanine ligase produces the protein MAETISMLYNKYLECTAVSTDSRADQTNHLFFALHGPNFNGNQFAAQALAKGARYAVVDDPALASDQVIVVPDTLQALQELAQYHRRQLTIPVIGITGSNGKTTTKELIHAVLSQRFNTVYTKGNLNNHIGVPLTLLTIQPEHQIAIIEMGANHIGEIEQLCRIAEPTHGIITNIGKAHLEGFGSLEGVARGKSELYLHLLRNKGTAFINSQNEILQRMGSRLPIKLTYPAPGDFFHCKFISASPFVVYESENNDTITTQIIGEYNFENIAAASCIGKYFNVPLAKINAGIASYVPANNRSQIIKKGTNTILLDAYNANPSSMAASVNNFAQANASHKVVILGDMLELGPESAEEHAKIGKLVANLDFEQVLLCGPEMEHAAAHASGAWHFDNKAELQQWLQDNPVQNSSILIKGSRGMSLETLMDSIDQAG, from the coding sequence ATGGCAGAAACCATTTCGATGCTTTATAATAAATACCTGGAATGCACGGCGGTAAGTACGGATTCGCGGGCCGACCAGACCAACCATTTATTTTTTGCCTTGCACGGTCCTAATTTTAACGGCAACCAGTTTGCGGCCCAGGCATTAGCCAAAGGTGCCCGCTACGCCGTGGTAGATGACCCGGCCTTAGCCAGCGACCAGGTGATAGTAGTACCCGATACTTTACAGGCGCTCCAGGAACTAGCTCAATATCACCGTCGGCAGTTAACCATTCCGGTAATTGGCATAACAGGTTCTAACGGCAAAACCACTACCAAGGAGCTTATTCACGCAGTTTTAAGCCAACGTTTTAATACGGTTTACACCAAGGGCAATTTAAACAACCACATTGGCGTACCGCTTACCTTACTTACCATTCAGCCCGAGCACCAGATTGCCATTATTGAGATGGGCGCCAACCACATCGGGGAAATCGAACAACTTTGCCGGATAGCCGAGCCTACCCACGGCATTATTACCAACATCGGGAAGGCCCATTTAGAAGGTTTTGGGAGCCTGGAAGGAGTAGCCCGCGGCAAAAGCGAATTATACCTGCACTTGTTACGCAACAAGGGTACGGCTTTTATAAACTCGCAAAACGAAATTTTACAACGCATGGGCAGCCGCCTGCCCATTAAATTAACCTACCCGGCCCCCGGCGATTTTTTCCACTGTAAATTTATTTCGGCTTCGCCTTTTGTGGTGTACGAATCCGAAAACAACGACACTATTACCACCCAGATAATCGGGGAATACAACTTCGAGAACATCGCGGCGGCTTCGTGCATTGGCAAATATTTTAACGTGCCTTTAGCCAAAATTAATGCGGGCATAGCCAGTTATGTACCCGCCAACAACCGCTCCCAGATTATTAAAAAAGGGACTAACACAATTTTACTCGATGCTTACAACGCCAATCCGTCATCGATGGCAGCTTCGGTGAACAATTTTGCCCAAGCCAACGCTTCGCATAAAGTTGTTATTCTGGGCGACATGCTGGAACTAGGCCCCGAGAGTGCCGAAGAACATGCCAAAATCGGGAAATTAGTGGCTAATTTAGATTTCGAGCAGGTACTTTTATGTGGCCCGGAAATGGAACATGCCGCGGCTCATGCTTCCGGGGCCTGGCACTTCGATAATAAAGCCGAACTGCAGCAATGGCTTCAGGACAATCCGGTGCAAAACAGCTCTATTTTAATCAAAGGCTCCCGCGGCATGAGTTTGGAAACGCTAATGGATTCTATCGATCAGGCTGGCTAA
- the rfbC gene encoding dTDP-4-dehydrorhamnose 3,5-epimerase, translating to MEFKRFPLEGPVEIIPRRFGDARGYFFESYSYRIFAENGITTEFVQDNQSVSQKGVLRGLHFQEPPYAQAKLVRVAAGRALDVAVDIRKNSPTYGQHITCELDAEKNNMFFVPEGFAHGFAALTDNTIFLYKCSNYYYPAAEGGLLWNDPALGINWGVTNAIISPKDVVLPTLQELNAPF from the coding sequence ATGGAATTTAAACGCTTCCCGCTGGAAGGCCCCGTTGAAATTATACCGCGCCGGTTTGGCGATGCCCGGGGTTATTTTTTTGAATCATACAGCTACCGGATTTTTGCCGAAAATGGTATTACCACCGAGTTTGTACAAGATAATCAATCGGTTTCGCAGAAAGGCGTATTACGCGGACTGCATTTTCAGGAACCCCCGTATGCCCAGGCTAAACTGGTGCGAGTGGCGGCTGGTCGGGCTTTAGATGTAGCCGTGGATATCCGGAAAAACTCACCCACTTATGGCCAGCACATCACCTGCGAACTCGACGCGGAAAAGAACAACATGTTTTTTGTTCCGGAAGGCTTTGCGCACGGATTTGCCGCTTTAACCGATAATACTATTTTTCTGTATAAATGCAGCAACTATTATTACCCGGCCGCGGAAGGTGGCCTGTTGTGGAACGATCCGGCTCTGGGAATTAACTGGGGTGTAACAAATGCCATTATTTCGCCCAAAGATGTGGTTTTGCCTACTTTGCAGGAATTAAACGCTCCGTTTTAA
- a CDS encoding glycosyltransferase family 4 protein — translation MRIAIVINTSWNIYNFRLNLIKALQALGHEVIAIAPPDAYSARLEAAGCQYVPILMENKGTNPLQDLLLIKRFYKVYKQVQPAVILQYTIKPNIYGTLAAKLAGIPTVNNVSGLGTVFIVRNLVSKVALRLYRLAFRYPEKVFFQNPDDQKLFTDYKLVKPGLTDVLPGSGIDTRQFRPAPVFTRHRPFTFLMIGRILYEKGVVEFVEASRALKQKYPDIRCQLLGGFDEAGNVGIKKNLFMAWVNEGAIEYLGTSDDVASCILNSDCVVLPSYREGTPKTLLEAAALGKPIITTNVPGCKETVVNGVNGLLCEVRNATDLAAKMEQIYVLPAKELEKTGAASRQLAVTKFDEQFVINKYLAVIAGITAKANQIK, via the coding sequence ATGCGGATTGCCATTGTTATTAATACTTCCTGGAACATCTACAATTTCCGGTTAAACCTGATAAAAGCGTTGCAGGCCTTAGGGCACGAGGTAATTGCTATTGCGCCACCCGATGCATATTCTGCTCGGTTAGAGGCCGCCGGCTGTCAGTACGTACCCATCTTGATGGAAAATAAAGGCACCAATCCCTTGCAGGATTTGCTGTTAATTAAACGGTTTTACAAGGTTTACAAGCAAGTGCAGCCCGCTGTTATTCTGCAATACACCATTAAACCGAATATTTACGGAACCCTGGCCGCCAAACTGGCGGGCATACCTACGGTTAACAATGTTTCGGGTTTGGGTACGGTGTTTATTGTGCGCAACCTAGTTTCTAAAGTAGCACTCCGTTTGTACCGCCTGGCTTTCCGGTATCCGGAAAAAGTTTTTTTTCAAAATCCCGACGACCAAAAATTATTTACAGACTATAAGCTGGTTAAACCCGGGCTTACAGATGTATTGCCTGGTTCGGGCATTGATACCCGCCAGTTTAGGCCAGCCCCGGTTTTTACGCGCCACCGGCCTTTTACTTTTTTAATGATTGGCCGGATATTGTACGAAAAAGGCGTAGTCGAATTTGTGGAAGCCAGTCGTGCGTTAAAACAAAAATACCCGGATATTCGCTGCCAGTTACTGGGTGGTTTCGACGAAGCGGGCAACGTAGGTATTAAAAAAAATCTCTTTATGGCTTGGGTAAACGAAGGCGCCATCGAGTATTTAGGTACTTCCGACGATGTAGCTTCCTGTATTTTAAATTCGGATTGCGTGGTATTGCCTTCTTACCGCGAAGGAACCCCCAAAACCTTATTGGAGGCCGCCGCGTTGGGTAAACCCATTATTACGACTAATGTGCCCGGTTGCAAAGAAACCGTTGTTAACGGTGTTAACGGTTTGCTCTGCGAAGTTCGCAATGCTACTGATTTAGCCGCTAAAATGGAACAAATCTACGTATTACCCGCCAAGGAACTGGAGAAAACGGGAGCCGCCAGCCGGCAATTAGCCGTTACTAAATTTGATGAACAGTTTGTAATTAATAAATACTTAGCGGTAATAGCGGGCATTACGGCCAAAGCAAACCAAATTAAGTGA
- the hflX gene encoding GTPase HflX yields the protein MTKKLHDTAKVQETAILVAVPSKTQPDEKTKEYLDELAFLTETVGAETIKRFIQKLDKPDIRTYVGKGKLEEIKAFVTEFQIDMVIFDDDLTPSQVRNLESELKVKIVDRSLLILDIFAVRAKTAQARTQVEMAQYQYFLPRLTNLWTHLSRQKGGVGMRGPGETEIETDRRIVRDKIALLRDKLDKLDKQNYQQRKSRTEMVRVALVGYTNVGKSTLMNLLSKSEVFAENKLFATVDATVRKVVINRIPFLLSDTVGFIRKLPTRLIESFKSTLDEIREADLLVHVVDISHPGFEEHMEVVNKTLKEINSAEKPVLLVFNKIDQYRTQEVDELNDMGEGTELPTLEDLRQTYIAKMHYPAIFISATDRTNIDTLREELFARVAAIHYERYPNVAPSSEEELHASDTQEL from the coding sequence ATGACCAAGAAATTACACGATACCGCTAAAGTTCAGGAAACCGCCATTTTGGTAGCGGTGCCTTCTAAAACGCAACCCGACGAAAAAACCAAGGAATACCTGGACGAATTAGCTTTTCTGACCGAAACGGTAGGAGCCGAAACGATCAAAAGATTTATTCAGAAACTCGATAAACCCGATATCCGCACCTACGTGGGCAAAGGCAAACTCGAAGAAATAAAAGCTTTTGTTACGGAATTTCAGATCGACATGGTTATTTTCGACGATGACCTGACGCCGTCGCAGGTGCGCAACCTGGAAAGTGAACTGAAAGTGAAGATTGTGGATCGCAGCTTACTCATTCTGGATATTTTTGCGGTACGCGCAAAAACGGCGCAAGCGCGCACCCAGGTCGAAATGGCGCAATACCAATACTTTTTACCGCGTTTAACGAATCTCTGGACTCACTTATCGCGGCAAAAAGGCGGTGTAGGTATGCGCGGACCGGGAGAAACGGAAATTGAAACCGACCGCCGGATTGTACGGGATAAAATTGCTTTGCTCCGCGACAAACTCGACAAATTAGATAAACAAAACTATCAGCAACGGAAATCGCGTACCGAAATGGTGCGGGTAGCTTTAGTGGGTTACACCAACGTGGGCAAATCCACGCTCATGAACTTGCTATCGAAATCCGAAGTATTTGCCGAAAACAAGTTATTTGCCACCGTAGATGCTACCGTGCGCAAAGTAGTAATTAACCGCATTCCTTTTTTGTTATCCGATACCGTAGGGTTTATTCGTAAGTTACCGACCCGCCTCATCGAAAGCTTTAAATCTACCCTGGACGAAATCCGGGAGGCCGATTTACTCGTGCACGTGGTAGACATTTCGCACCCGGGCTTTGAGGAACACATGGAGGTAGTAAATAAAACCTTAAAAGAAATTAACTCCGCCGAGAAACCCGTGTTGCTGGTTTTTAACAAAATAGACCAGTACCGCACCCAGGAAGTAGACGAATTAAACGATATGGGCGAAGGAACCGAATTACCTACGCTGGAGGATTTGCGGCAAACCTACATCGCCAAAATGCACTATCCGGCAATATTTATTTCGGCCACCGACCGCACCAATATCGATACTTTACGGGAAGAATTGTTCGCCCGGGTTGCCGCCATCCACTACGAACGCTACCCCAACGTGGCCCCATCTTCCGAAGAAGAACTGCATGCTTCCGATACGCAGGAATTATAA
- a CDS encoding HAD domain-containing protein, producing MWFLSFNEKASKNLARILAKTKASLVLTSTYRINYTIPEWHKLFETRGIKTNFISKINDNKMIKNVGRRVNEIEKWVKSNQGLEAFVIIDDDLSINGLPKLIKDKCVLTKPMIGFDDEAMNQAFRILLEK from the coding sequence ATGTGGTTTTTAAGTTTTAATGAAAAAGCCTCAAAAAACTTAGCCAGGATTTTAGCTAAAACAAAAGCTTCGCTTGTATTGACCTCAACGTACAGAATTAACTATACTATTCCAGAATGGCATAAGCTTTTTGAGACGAGAGGGATAAAGACTAACTTCATTTCTAAAATCAACGACAATAAAATGATTAAAAATGTAGGAAGGCGGGTTAATGAAATTGAGAAATGGGTAAAAAGTAATCAGGGTTTGGAAGCTTTCGTGATAATTGACGACGACTTGTCAATCAACGGATTGCCAAAACTGATTAAAGATAAATGTGTCTTGACAAAGCCAATGATAGGTTTTGATGATGAAGCAATGAACCAGGCCTTTAGAATTCTGCTGGAAAAATAA
- a CDS encoding dihydrofolate reductase family protein codes for MKKVIAAFNMTLDGICDHTAGIANEELHQHYAELIDNAGTILYGRTTYQLMQFWQTLLHQPSGEKSMDDFALSIDKIQKLVFSNTLKSTGWNSAELAKRTLSEEVLQLKQQSGKDILIGSRSLIIQLLNSNLIDELQICIHPIIEGKGLLLFDQIKDRIVLKLMKTKLLNSGAAVFYYEPTGQ; via the coding sequence ATGAAAAAGGTAATTGCCGCATTTAATATGACACTTGACGGTATTTGCGACCATACGGCAGGAATTGCGAACGAAGAACTACATCAGCATTATGCCGAACTGATAGATAATGCAGGCACTATTTTATATGGCCGGACGACCTACCAACTCATGCAATTTTGGCAAACCTTATTGCACCAACCTTCCGGCGAGAAATCAATGGACGACTTTGCTCTTTCGATAGACAAAATTCAAAAACTTGTTTTTTCGAACACCCTAAAAAGCACCGGTTGGAACAGTGCCGAACTTGCCAAAAGAACCCTAAGTGAAGAAGTTTTGCAACTTAAACAACAATCAGGGAAGGATATTCTAATTGGAAGCCGGAGTTTGATTATTCAACTTCTAAACAGTAATCTGATTGATGAATTACAAATTTGTATTCATCCTATTATTGAAGGAAAAGGATTGCTGCTGTTTGACCAAATCAAGGACCGAATTGTATTGAAACTCATGAAGACAAAATTACTTAACTCAGGTGCAGCCGTGTTTTACTATGAGCCGACAGGACAGTAA
- a CDS encoding SixA phosphatase family protein translates to MKTLYLLRHAKSSWDFEDLSDHDRPLNKRGRHDAPLMGRELASHEISPDLMVTSSAVRALTTASLVAKEMEYDIDNIVINEAIYEASKQDLLAIIQQTPDDINNLMLVGHNPEITELANFLAPEHIASMATAAVVGIRFNCVAWSEISPENATLVLYDFPKNHK, encoded by the coding sequence ATGAAAACTTTATACTTGCTTCGGCACGCCAAATCGAGCTGGGATTTTGAAGATCTCAGCGACCACGACCGGCCCTTAAACAAACGCGGCCGGCACGATGCACCTTTAATGGGCCGGGAGTTAGCGTCGCACGAAATTAGTCCGGATTTGATGGTAACCAGTTCGGCGGTGCGGGCTCTTACTACGGCATCGCTGGTGGCCAAAGAAATGGAATATGATATTGATAATATTGTTATAAACGAAGCTATTTACGAGGCGAGCAAACAAGATTTATTAGCTATTATCCAGCAAACTCCCGATGATATTAATAACCTGATGTTGGTGGGGCACAATCCCGAAATAACCGAATTAGCTAATTTTTTAGCCCCAGAACATATTGCCAGTATGGCTACCGCTGCGGTAGTGGGTATCCGGTTTAACTGCGTAGCCTGGTCGGAGATTAGCCCCGAAAATGCGACGCTCGTGCTCTACGATTTTCCAAAAAATCACAAATAA
- the ppk1 gene encoding polyphosphate kinase 1, with product MEKNKKILNRELSWLAFNYRVLQEAQDITVPLLERIQFMAIFSSNLDEYFKVRVATLKRLIQLKKGTRQQLTQDPSEELDQVLAEVTRQQEELGKTFRNQIMPALHAEHIYILDEETIPADQETFVQDYFAQKVQPLLAPVVLTPDLNFFFLKDQVLYLLVELTHPGQPPITAILEVPTKQHGGRFVKLPTRNKEQFVLFLDDLIRFNLRRLFPEYRGARAYAIKISRDAELDMEEEVSENVMAKIQRSLKKRETGYPSRLLYDSNMPQPLQAAVCRLVGVTPEELLAGSRYHNFRDFFGFPDFNLPKLKYPPQPPLPQPQLQGRKNLFKVIYRQDFLLHYPYQSFDYVLQFLNKAAKDPAVTTISATLYRVADKSKVAKALVKAAKNGKRVTVVVELQARFDEESNIYWARKLQKAGATVIAGLPGYKVHGKLCLVTRQEKNKPVQYAYLSTGNFNEKTSRIYGDHGLFTSDARITKEVEQIFQFLLDRNPENKQFRHLLVAPFNMRPKFMQLINQEIRNAKKGLPAYLIAKMNSLQDEAMILKLYEASAAGVQIDLIVRGICCLNPGIKNLRENITVRSIVDRYLEHARVFIFGNNNDEKMYVASADWMTRNLSRRVEVGFPIFDKALHQEIRHLIDLQLQDNTKARTIDNQYVHTEASPASRAQYATYDYLQHLKDEVKVEPETH from the coding sequence ATGGAAAAAAATAAAAAAATCCTGAACCGCGAACTGAGTTGGCTGGCTTTTAACTACCGCGTACTACAGGAAGCGCAGGATATTACCGTGCCTTTACTGGAACGTATCCAGTTTATGGCCATATTTTCTTCGAACCTCGACGAGTATTTTAAAGTGCGCGTGGCCACCCTTAAGCGCCTGATTCAACTAAAAAAAGGAACCCGCCAGCAACTAACCCAGGATCCCAGCGAAGAACTGGACCAGGTACTGGCCGAAGTAACCCGGCAGCAAGAAGAACTGGGTAAAACTTTCCGGAACCAGATTATGCCGGCTTTACACGCGGAACATATTTATATTCTCGACGAAGAAACCATTCCGGCGGACCAAGAGACATTTGTGCAGGATTATTTTGCTCAGAAAGTACAGCCTTTGCTGGCGCCGGTAGTGCTTACCCCCGATCTCAACTTCTTTTTTTTAAAAGATCAGGTACTATACTTATTAGTAGAACTTACCCACCCCGGTCAGCCACCCATAACGGCTATTCTGGAAGTACCGACCAAACAACACGGCGGTCGGTTTGTAAAATTACCCACCCGAAACAAAGAACAGTTTGTTTTATTTCTGGACGATTTAATCCGGTTTAATTTACGGCGCTTATTTCCGGAATACCGTGGCGCGCGCGCGTACGCCATTAAAATTTCCCGCGATGCCGAACTGGATATGGAAGAAGAAGTTTCGGAAAACGTAATGGCTAAAATTCAGCGCAGTCTAAAAAAACGCGAAACCGGTTATCCTTCGCGTTTACTATACGATAGTAACATGCCCCAGCCTTTACAAGCCGCCGTTTGCCGGCTCGTAGGCGTTACGCCCGAAGAACTACTAGCGGGTAGCCGTTATCATAATTTCCGCGATTTTTTTGGCTTTCCTGATTTCAATCTGCCCAAACTAAAATATCCACCGCAGCCGCCATTACCCCAACCTCAATTACAGGGTCGGAAGAATTTATTTAAAGTTATTTACCGCCAAGATTTCTTGTTGCATTATCCGTATCAATCGTTTGACTACGTGCTGCAATTTTTAAATAAAGCGGCTAAAGACCCGGCCGTAACCACCATTAGCGCCACCTTATACCGGGTAGCCGATAAATCCAAGGTAGCCAAAGCCTTGGTGAAAGCCGCCAAAAATGGCAAAAGAGTTACCGTGGTGGTAGAGCTGCAAGCCCGTTTCGACGAAGAATCGAATATTTACTGGGCGCGCAAACTGCAAAAAGCCGGTGCTACGGTTATTGCGGGCTTACCGGGTTATAAGGTACACGGCAAATTATGCCTGGTAACCCGCCAGGAGAAAAACAAACCCGTGCAATACGCTTATTTAAGTACCGGTAATTTCAACGAAAAAACTTCCCGGATTTACGGCGATCATGGTTTGTTTACCAGCGATGCCCGGATAACTAAGGAAGTGGAACAGATCTTTCAATTTTTACTCGACCGTAACCCCGAAAACAAGCAATTCCGGCATTTACTGGTGGCACCGTTTAATATGCGGCCTAAATTTATGCAGCTGATTAACCAGGAAATCCGGAACGCCAAAAAAGGTTTACCCGCCTACTTAATCGCCAAAATGAATTCCTTGCAGGACGAAGCCATGATTTTAAAATTATACGAAGCCAGTGCGGCCGGCGTGCAGATAGATTTAATTGTGCGGGGCATTTGCTGCTTAAACCCGGGAATAAAAAATTTACGCGAAAATATTACGGTACGCAGCATCGTGGACCGTTACCTGGAACACGCCCGGGTATTTATTTTTGGCAATAATAACGACGAAAAAATGTACGTAGCCTCCGCCGATTGGATGACGCGCAACTTAAGCCGCCGGGTAGAAGTAGGTTTTCCTATTTTCGACAAAGCCTTGCATCAGGAAATCCGGCATTTGATAGATTTGCAACTGCAAGATAACACCAAAGCCCGCACCATCGACAACCAATATGTGCACACAGAGGCTAGCCCCGCAAGCCGGGCACAGTATGCTACCTATGATTATCTGCAACATTTAAAAGACGAAGTAAAAGTTGAACCGGAAACCCATTAA
- a CDS encoding methyltransferase family protein, whose amino-acid sequence MPLREEFEISGNWLFRRRGWLPLLLYPFAIALLYFYRDKTYACVTSTFWSTVCLLVSLAGLFVRALTVGHTPKGTSGRNTDKQVAECLNHTGIYSVVRHPLYLGNFLMWLGLFLFIGIWWFVVICALAFWLYYERIMFAEEEFLRRHYSQIYETWASQTPAFFPRLSGWRASTLPFSLRNVLKREYNGLLAMVVSFTLLNAISHFFVQQRLQVDEFWQIIFGAGVLIFLVLRSLKKYTHVLEIAGR is encoded by the coding sequence ATGCCCTTAAGAGAAGAATTTGAGATTTCCGGTAACTGGTTATTCCGGCGACGCGGTTGGTTACCCCTATTATTGTATCCGTTTGCCATTGCCCTGCTTTATTTTTACCGCGATAAAACCTACGCTTGTGTTACCAGTACTTTCTGGAGTACCGTATGTTTGCTGGTGTCTTTAGCCGGTTTATTCGTGCGGGCGCTTACGGTGGGACACACACCCAAAGGCACCTCGGGGCGCAACACCGATAAACAAGTTGCCGAATGTTTGAATCATACGGGTATTTACTCGGTAGTGCGGCACCCGCTCTATTTAGGTAATTTTTTAATGTGGCTGGGGTTATTTTTATTTATTGGCATCTGGTGGTTTGTAGTTATTTGCGCGCTGGCTTTTTGGCTGTACTACGAGCGTATAATGTTTGCCGAAGAAGAATTTTTACGCCGCCATTACTCCCAAATCTACGAAACCTGGGCCAGCCAAACCCCTGCTTTTTTTCCCCGCTTATCGGGTTGGCGGGCCTCTACCCTGCCCTTTTCGCTGCGCAATGTATTAAAGCGCGAATACAACGGTTTACTGGCGATGGTGGTTTCTTTTACTTTGTTAAATGCCATCAGTCACTTTTTTGTACAGCAGCGCTTGCAGGTAGATGAATTCTGGCAAATCATTTTTGGCGCCGGCGTGCTTATCTTCCTTGTCCTGCGATCGCTCAAAAAATACACCCACGTTCTGGAGATTGCCGGGAGGTGA